From the Gossypium hirsutum isolate 1008001.06 chromosome A02, Gossypium_hirsutum_v2.1, whole genome shotgun sequence genome, the window GTTAATATTATGCAGCCAGGTCTTATGTAGCTTTCAATGTCGGTAGGACTGTGGGATAGCCACTCAAGGATCTGAAAAGTTCAATGATTTCCACAGAATGGAACCAACTCCATGAAGAATTATCAAAATACCTTTAAACTAAATAATTCTACAAGTTACCTGTCTACGTAGAGCAATAGGAAAATCATTTGGGTTCTTTCCAAAGAGCTTAAAAACGATTCGATCAGTGCGACTCTGAACATAGGCAAGAAAATTGCAGTCAAGTCAGAAAATGTTTTAACATCCCTAAGATAACTTCACATAATTCTGCTTTGATGCATTATGCTCTTTCAATCAtagaacaaaatattagaaaatagaGAATGAGGCAGTCCAAAAGCctttcaaaataatttcttcaaaactGAAAAAACAAGTAAAACACAGTTGCATTGCACATGCATATTAGTTGATTGATTACATGAGAGTGTCTATCTCAGTGCAAAATACACTTAAGAGAAACAGATATAAAGAACGGAGAATATAACTTAAAAAGCTTTACATACTGTTAATGAATGGTAAATATCATGCGATCTAACAATATTCAATTGAACATAATGATAATAAATCTTTATAGAAGGTAATAAGTCGGCAAGCAATTTTTGTCTGTCCTAAAATATAGTTGGAAGGTGACAAAACTCAAGAAAATTGAGCtctctaaaaagaaaagagatggtAACACACCTGAGCCTCTCCACTAGAGGTAGATGGTGACTGACTAGGGGTTAAATCTGAGTTCTTACTCAGTTGAGGAGGACTTGACTTGAGTGATTCAGGCACACCCACAGAGCCATGCAAAGAACCATTTACAGGATTTTTAAGGACCAGAGATCTTTCTAAGTTCTCTACATAGTCTTGTGAGTCATCATAAACATTATTCAAGTCTATCTTATCAATTCTGATCCTCTCAACtgtatcccctgtttcacttgCTCTGGGTTGAAAGCCGGCCCCCGACCAAATCAGTGTTCTAGATGGCGAACCAGACAGAATTCCATCTTGAGCATCATTGTTAGCTCTTCTATGTGACAAATCAGAAGTAGGCACAGTCCCACAATAACCCATAGCCCCCTGCCACTCCGCGAGATTAGCACAGCCGTCTATTTTAGAGGCAGAACCAGAAGGCCTAACATGTTCAGTACTGCCAGAAACTACATCATTCGGCTTTTCAAGATTCCCAAGAGACCTCCCAGCATTTGCTGCACCATGGAAACCTTGAAGAAATCCAGATAAGTTTCTTCCATTAGTTGAACAAGCTACATTGGCCAGGCTCCTCAACAGATGAGCAAGTAGATCTTGATCCTTagcttggtcagagttgttaGCTACAATTTTATAGAAGCCAAAAGTTCTTCAAGTGAAGGAAGAAGAGTGACAGAGGAAATTAGAGAGGAAGTGAGGAAAAACATATAATGATTAAACTAAAAGCATATCAAAATGATTTGAGAAATATGAAGCAAGTTAATATAAGTGGCTCCATCTTCCAAGTATCCTGAAGAAATAAATTTAATGAGTTCTAAATAAGTGTAGGATTTGCCAAGGAACCAGTGATCAGTGACACTATACATAACCGCTGGCCAATCATCACCAGAAAATATGTCATCCACATCAGATCTAACATCTATTTCAGTTGTAAACTTCCATGTAATTTGATTGGGCAGGAAACATGTGTGTGAAGATACCTCAAAAACCATAAGTACAAAATACTGAAAATTTTAACCATTCTGTCGTTAGTAGGAAACATTAGGATTTGCAAAGTCACCAATCTCTTTCAAGCTTAATATGAAAACTCGTGGCTCCAAATTCCTTTATAAATTCAGTTACCAAAGTAAAACCAACATCTACCATAACTCATAGCTCCAAATTATATCCAGttccaagttttaaaatttaccatTACTACCTCTAAgatatattttcaaaatctatttagaaccTGTACTCGGTCCCAAGTTTCGAAGTTTACCATTACTACACTTACGAATTCATTTTGCAATTCTAGTtatcaaagtaaaataatactTTTACACCTATAAGCAATTTGTTCGTTTTTCCATTATCTTTATTTCCTATCAACTACTACCCTCCAGCACTCTAACTAAAAGAACTGACTTGCAAGAACTTATTCTATAGTAAGTCATTACGATTTAGGCCGCATTTCAAATGAGCTAGATGTATGGACAAGTCCTATCTACTCCAAGATTCAAGAGTCCTATGTTACGTGGTTCAATGCAAATCAATTTATCTGCAATGAAGACCATGTTAACCACAAGAACATTGTCAATCCATCTATTATTCTGTCACAAAGAGAAGTAGGTACTAATTTCATAGACCTATTGACAAGGAAAGTAAAAGGTAATGTGCATAAAGCAGAAAATCCAGGAGCCTTGATCTCATCTGTAGCTTTCAGTAGGTCATCTAAGCAAATTAATTGATGCCACTGTCATATTTAAGCAGCGACATGACTAATTTTGTGTTAGAGAAGATACTTACAATGCATACTGGAGAGAATCCTCAGAAGACTTATCAGCAAAAAACTACTATTCCTTTCATCATTCAGTGAATTAGCAGTAGGTAAATTATCAGGATGAGTCTTCCTCCTACGTCGGTTATGACCAGCCAAACGTCTACGACAGCTCCTCTTCCCTTCATCAAACTCTTGAAGAACATGAAACCTGCCCATAAGTTTTAAGCAAGTTGCATCTAAATGGAGAACAGAGAGTTTTCTGCAGCATGGGCTGATTTTAAGAGCATCTAAACTAAACCCGTAAGTAAACAATAAGTTAAAGATGATAATATGTGAAATGCACTCACAAAGCAATATATAATGACCAAGGTCAGGATCATAGTCTATGTTCTTAAGATTCAGATTCTTAGTAGTATATATTTCACACGcgcgcacacacacacacacacgcacGCACACAAAAACacaaatgtaataaaatataacCCACCTACTACACTGTTGACAGAAGCGCTGCATAACATTTCCCACCAGTGCTTTAGTGGCCTTAGAATGCACATCACAAACTTTATGCCGTCGATGATAATCCTTGGCTTTGCTAAGATCAGCCCTACAATCCTCCACCTGACAAACTGCACGGCAAGGAGTCCCAGTAACCTTGGTTTTCTTCCCACACTTAGCATCCTCATCCATGATAGGGTAAACCTGTCCTCCAAGTTGCAACTTAAGTGAACCAGCATCACCTTTTaccccatcatcatcatcatcattatcatcatcatcatcatcatcgagAACAACGACAGCCCTTTTCTTATTCTGCATCTTTCTCTTTCCTTTCTCATTTCCAGGACTGCTGTGTTCTGAACAAGAAGATGAACTATGTGAGGGACCTGCATTTGGCGCATTTTCAGGCCCATCAGGAAACAACTGCCTACTCCTACAATCTGATGGCACCGGGTTTAATGGAGTAGCTGTAAAAAGATCACCGTCCCATTTCCAGTCATTCAAATCCCATTCTACACTCTTCTTTTCAGCTGCTTTCAAATCAGATACCGTTGGACCATAAAAATGATGAGGCTTGCCTCCAAATTTACCCTCCATTCATCTACTCAAAAAGCCCTCAAAACTACCAAGTTGCAGAATtccaattgaattaagacaagtTGAGAAATTAAACAAGAATCTATTATAAAAATGATGAAACTTTAAAGCGGGTGAATTGTCCAAAGACACAAAACCTGAAAATGATTAGCCTATCTACCATCCATTCACCGGCACTAGTCCATAAGCATTCACCCAAGGTATTCATGGACAAAAAGAAGGCTCACCCACATGTCCAAACTTGTCTAATCATCAGCTAATCACCTCAAAACAAATAACAAAATCATCCCTTTATTCAAATTCTGGAAAGTTTTTGAATTAGAGTTGATCACCAACAGCCACAACAAGCGTGATAAGCCAGCAGTTTCAATAAGCATCAAATTCatgaggaaaaaaaaaggagaaaaagtaagcaatacaaaaagaaaaaacttgGGCAGAAAATGTTAAAAGGAGAAGTGGAACCCCAGGGGAAACAAGTTGAAGAAGGGAAAGGAACAGTGGTGTGCTTGGAAGCAAGGTGAAAAGAGAGGaaatttatttaccaaaaaaaaaagagagaggaaatTTAGGAAAAGGTTAGGAGAGAGTTTGTGAGATTATAAAGGTGGTTCATAGAGAGAAAGAGACAACACTTTTTCTGTTTATTAAAAAGTACTAGCATTTATTTTATAAGGAATCCAAGCCCCACATCCGTGTCTTTCGCTCTCAAACTCTCAAACTCactgtaataaaaattaaaccgaAATGATTGCTAGACTAGAATATTAAccacccccccaaaaaaaaaattatgaaaaagtactCTTCTTTGTGGAAACTGGAGGATCCCCCCCCCccttcccaaaaaaaaaaaaccttttcctACTCTTTGGGAATGGCAATGACCTGTATTGTAGATTAGTAGTAGAAGTAAAATAGGACCCCAAAAGTTCCCAACTAGGCTGGTGTGTTCGCATGTccatctttctcttttatttttttctttgatcCTCAGTACCCAAAAGCTTCAAGGATTCACATTAAATTTGAAGTCATGCATGTGCATTTCTCAACTCATTGGACAGCAAATGTGAAAGCAAATGCAAATATAATTAGGTAGCATCAAAGAGAAGAATCTGGAGAAATTGATGGAGACCATTCAATGAGTGGACTCCCTTTGATTCTGTCGTCACCTTCCTTAATGGGGGAGCCGTTCGAGTTTTTGACTCACTATAACTATATTTTGAATTCCTTCTCCTTTCTTTGAACCTCCTAGAAATTTATTTTTGCTGAATCTCTAAATTTGGTGTAAAATATTGACAAATCTGTGTGAATCTAAACCTAAAACTTTACAtgattttcaaaaagaaaaaaaaacgtgTTACATATACACATGTGACATGTGTAAGCAACATGTATGAACATTGTGATAGGAAAGCAGGTGTTGGTTTCGTATATGTAAACATTTTCAAAGTTGAAAGAGAGAGATGTGAAAAAAGGTGAAAGATAAATTAGGTAATTCATTTCCATGGATTTGATTCTTGGTATTTTGACCATAAGGAAAGGTTGTGAATGAATTGTGAGAAGCACAGCGGCTGGTAGTGGCTGTGATTGTGAACCTTAGTATTACTAACGTTATATTCTGTATGCTCCCAGCAGCCTGCTGTATGTATTGCACACTAAAATAGGCATAGGGAGAATGAGACGTAATCAAGCTTGTCTGAGGTACAATGCATTTAAACTGCAGTTCATTCATAGAATTCTAGCAATGTGGATTCTATAAACTATAAAATCCAACATCTTTAGTAAATTaatagataattaaaaaaaaaaaccgtaGTCTGATCTATTTGGAGAAGCTTTTGAAGCGATGAAgatattttttagtttatttatttattctccaTAGATAAAGAGCAAAAACATAACGAGTATaactagacctgatcatgggttgggtcgatgcaaaattttaggcctgtaAAAATGAGTTTAAATTCTGTCCAAGTCCTGtctaaattaaaaatgttaaacccGAGTTTGACCCTTCCgtattaattttttctatattttttatgaaaacaaattaaaaaaatataatacattaaaaactttgattaatataaatgttttctaacaaattgaaaataaattaaaaaaaagttacttAAAAAACACtaaacttaacaagtaaatgtctctaaaacaatagcaaaattaacaataaaataagacttatataatatccaaacaataacaacaaaatagtagcaatatagtagtgaaatgacaacaaaacaacaacaaaGCAACTTATTCAGACCGGGCTAGGTCGGGCCCAGGCAAAAAATCTTACCTGAGGCCCACCCCATTTAacaaacgggccttatttttttgtccaaatctatttttcgagcctatatttttacccaaacacTTTCACTTTTCAAATGAACATTCGAATATAAACAGATAACTCAAACCATAATCAAgtctaataaataaaaaattacaaacaatCTCCTGCTTATGTTTTCGAAGAATAATACATAGTTACGACTTTAGTGCACAAAAACTtgttttcataatttaaatatcaccAAACAATCTAAATGAATCATAAATGTTTGTATGTATCAActaatacatttaaaatattttcaatgattacaaatactcaaaaataagttgtcaaaaaagttttgatttgtATTAAATGTTTTTGAGTTTATCCCGAGTCTTTTTTAAGgtgtttaaaaatgattttaaggcATTTTAGTGGTTTAGTATCAATATCTAACCTTTAAGTAATCAATACCTCAAAACAGTTTTCACAATCAATTCTAGAGGTTAATGTATTAATATTGATACCTACACTGAAGTATCAATACATCAAGAAGTCAGTAGCCACAACTATTTCTAAAAGGATAaagtatttatacatattttaaaggAATCAATACTTTAAGGTATCAATACCTAACCCAAAAGTATTGATTCTGGGTTTCAAGGTATTGATATCTTTATGTTTCTAATAGTTATTTTTCTTGGAATTATTGATACCTAGGTATCAATACCTCAAGTTGCAAGGTTATAATAACTCATGCATTTAATGCTCCAAATAGCTAGAAACTCCATGCGACTATCCCAAACGGCTAGAAATCAATGAGAGGATATAAATAGAGTTTTACTTTATGCTCAAACGAAGATAAGAAAACAAGTTTCAAAGATCAAGAGCTTATATTTCAAGATtccttttttcattcttcttatTCTCACGCCTTGTACGTAAACACTTGCTAGATTTAGTTTCGTTTctttgtttaagtgtttatttatAATTGAGACAGGTTACACTTTCTAAACACCCACCCTTACAAGGGTCCTTTGTTTACAATATTTCACCATTTTGTAAATTGAGAGGATTTTTAATTAGGCTTTGCAAAGCTAGCAAAAGATAGAAGTTGTAAATGTTATACCCTATCCTTGAAAGGTATTAACTATAAAAGAGAGAATTGAAAAAATCTTTAGCAAAAGGTGTAACACTCCCTAACCCTTATTCGTCGCTAGCATAGAGTTATGAAGCATTATTGTACTTTTcagattaaaaacaaatattactTAATCGTCCACACATAAACATCATAATTCAATTATATTGTCCTTTTTATGAGCCCTTGAGCCCAAAACACATGATAAAAACAAATCGAGTACTTCGaaattttttcgtgaaatttcaaaaattttcctagatCCAGGGCACACACGCCGGTGTGGTcaaaggacacgcccatgtgaccataggacacgcccgtgccgtAGGCCGTGTCTgaccttgtgtaactctctgacttaggccacacggctgaaacacacgcccgtgtctctacctgtgtgaaATTACCTgtgcattctgttttgaaattttaaagttgcaggggacacacagccgaaccacacgcccatgtgatagctgtgtgtctcacacagtcCAGTTACACGCCCGTATGTCTTGCTAtatggactcaaaatgaaccttttTCACCAAGTTTTCCCTTCCATGCAAACTTGAACACCAAGCAACTAAAAAACCAAATATTCAACCAGaattcaaccaatccaaaacacatttaaatacatataaaacaTGCCCAAACAATCAATCCAATgacctaaccaatgtaccctcataggtATTTCACATATactattcaaatcaatccaattaATTTCATTCAAGCCAAATCTAATTTCATACCAAATAACAACTCAAATTTGCCTATGTTAAGTTCATTCATACTTTaaccaaaacatatcattttatagCATCAAAATAacacatatacttttatataatcaatcaatttcaACTTATAATATCatttacattcatttccaaaatgaCATACTTAAGACAATCTacgtacatgccgacacaaaaagaAACCTATGTCAGCATGTTTTAAGTTCAggattgtaacagcctaattttcagtggtgtcagaacaatgattcgagatcactaaatccaaaaaatgagtaggaaatattattaatttagtgagtataagttaaatgtaaagttaggaaaaattttgaaaaagtgaatagtgtactaaaaataaatattaaaataattagaatcgaaaatgaggtattgagacctcgagaattttaaattgagccataaatatttttataaatatttatggagtgttaatatgttagtattaaagtttcgtcaagaaattttaaagttctgatagttaattgaacaaaaaggactaaattatatcaaatgcaaaattgtgggaaatgattaaatagcttaaatgataaaagaaagagggtttaaaaggaaacagacccaaggtctatttgggatGGACGGCCAGGGCATGAAAttagcaagaaaataaggagaattaagggcaaaattagaaaattgcaaaatttacttaataaagctaggactaa encodes:
- the LOC107951537 gene encoding squamosa promoter-binding-like protein 1 isoform X1 gives rise to the protein MEGKFGGKPHHFYGPTVSDLKAAEKKSVEWDLNDWKWDGDLFTATPLNPVPSDCRSRQLFPDGPENAPNAGPSHSSSSCSEHSSPGNEKGKRKMQNKKRAVVVLDDDDDDDNDDDDDGVKGDAGSLKLQLGGQVYPIMDEDAKCGKKTKVTGTPCRAVCQVEDCRADLSKAKDYHRRHKVCDVHSKATKALVGNVMQRFCQQCSRFHVLQEFDEGKRSCRRRLAGHNRRRRKTHPDNLPTANSLNDERNSSFLLISLLRILSSMHSNNSDQAKDQDLLAHLLRSLANVACSTNGRNLSGFLQGFHGAANAGRSLGNLEKPNDVVSGSTEHVRPSGSASKIDGCANLAEWQGAMGYCGTVPTSDLSHRRANNDAQDGILSGSPSRTLIWSGAGFQPRASETGDTVERIRIDKIDLNNVYDDSQDYVENLERSLVLKNPVNGSLHGSVGVPESLKSSPPQLSKNSDLTPSQSPSTSSGEAQSRTDRIVFKLFGKNPNDFPIALRRQILEWLSHSPTDIESYIRPGCIILTIYLCLRESAWEELCYDLGSSLRRLVDVSNDSFWKTGWVYARVQHSVAFIYNGRVVLDAPLPLKSHRNCKISSIKPIAVSVTERAQFVVKGFNLNQSSTRLLCAVEGKYLVQETCYDLMDAVDPINEQDKLQHLCFLCPIPNVSGRGFIEVEDFGLSSTFFPFIVAEQEVCSEICTLEGVIETAVPTVDINKNEEKMETRNQALDFIHEMGWLLHRNHLNRKLGDMNPNLNLFPFRRFKWLMEFSMDHDWCAVVKKLLGILFDRTVDLGDHSSMEFALLDMCLLHRAVRRNCRPMVELLLRYVPNKVLDKPGSKQKLSVDGNDYGFMFKPNVVGPAGLTPLHVVASREGCENVLDALTDDPGLVAIEAWKSAQDCTGLTPNDYARLQGHYSYIHLVQRKINKKSECGYVVLDIPGTPLDCNSKQKLSDGTRSAMAVSLEIQKIKKKPRQDGCKACEKKLAYGNRTTSLVYRPTMLSMVAIAAVCVCVALLFKSSPEVLYVFRPFRWELLKYGSS